ATGAAAGAAGATAATGGCCAAAGACTTCTTACCAGCTGGCACTTCGGTCTCAAATTCCAGTATTCTTTCCACAAACATTTAACTAATATTCACTGATTACTTGCTATATGCCAGGCTCTATTTTTCTGATACTGGAACTACAATGTTGCACCCAACATAAACATGGCCAGGCCTGCCCTCATGGAGACCTAATTGGGAAGAGCAAACACCAACCAAATAATCACACAAATTAAAGTAAGATTGCAACTGTCAGGAGGAGTGTAAGGTGCCCTGACAGGTCAATCCTAGAGGAATTTTTCCTCATGGAAGCCAGGGAAGATCCCTCTGAGGGAGTGATGTCTCCTCTGAGATCTCAGAAGCTGAAGGCAAGATGGTGGGGAGTCtaaggacattccaggcagaggggatTTGCCTCTagtaggaaagagaaaataatatatgagggatggagatggggagatggggagatggGCAGTGTGTCTGGGGCAAGAGCATGAGAAGAGATGTGTAAGAGATGATGCTAGAGGGGCCAGCAGAGGTTTCTAGAACAAGTAACGAGTTTGGGGTTTTATCCCAAGCAATGAAAACATGCTGAAAGCTTAGAGGGAGTGATgcatatggtttggctctgtgtccccatccaaatctcatcctgaattgtaatcTCTATGTGTCCAGTGggggggcctggtggaaggtgattggatcatgggggaagtttcctcatgctgttctcataatgaTAAGTGAGGTCTCACCAGAGCTGGTGATTTTAAAGCATGGCTCTTCCTCAGgctccctgtctctctttctctcccctactGCCACGTAAGACGtggcttgcttccccttcaccttccaccatgattgtaagtttcctgaggcctccctagccatttGTAACtatgtcaattaaacctcctttgtttataaattacccagtctcaggtagtatctatatagcagtgtgaaagtggactaatacagGGTGACCTAATcagattacatttaaaaatatcttttagagTGTGAGGGCTGGTTGGAAAGAGATGTGAATGGATGTGAACAGAACTTTCAGAACCTTTTGGTAGAGTCCTGGTTGCTCGTGCCtaggagaagggaagaagaggtagaaaggaagaaagaaaaaggtatatTTTAGAGAAGTTGTGTAGAAGTAGATAGATTTGTGATATGGAACAAAAGAGATAAGAAGGAGCCTTTGGTGCCTCTTGTCTAAGGCCCTCACTCAAAACCCAGTCATGACCTTCTTATCATCTGAACCCTCCCAGAGTGGAGAAATCACTCAAGTTCCAGAAAGCCCCTGACCCATTTTTCCATAGCAATCCCAGGAAGTTAAAGTGAATCTCACAGAGAATATCGAGTCCCAAGAGAATTGCTTCCTCCACCCCCAACCTCACACTGTGAATTATTGAATATCAGCCCTACTGCTCCTGGTCTGAGCATATCTGAGCAATGGTTTCCAAGGTGGTGTGTGCACGCTTCTAAGGCATATGAGAGGAAAACATTGGaactatttatatttacttttaatctaaAATTAGGCAAGatattaaactttattatatttttaaaagaatttttcgGGTGAACCCCTGCATCGGGGGTGTCATCCTCTTCCAGGAGACACTCTACCAGAAGGCGGATGATGGGCGTCCCTTCCCCCAAGTTATCAAATCCAAGGGCGGTGTTGTGGGCATCAAGGTAGACAAGGGCGTGGTCCCCCTGGCAGGGACAAATGGTGAGACCACCACCCAAGGGCTGGATGGGCTGTCTGAGCGCTGTGCCCAGTACAAGAAGGATGGCGCTGACTTCGCCAAGTGGCGTTGTGTGCTGAAGATTGGGGAGCATACCCCCTCAGCCCTTGCCATCATGGAAAATGCCAACGTCCTGGCCCGTTATGCCAGCATCTGTCAGCAGAATGGCATTGTGCCCATCGTGGAGCCTGAAATCCTCCCTGATGGGGACCATGACTTGAAGCGCTGTCAGTATGTGACTGAGAAGGTGCTGGCTGCTGTCTACAAGGCTCTGAGCGACCACCACATCTACCTGGAAGGCACCTTGCTGAAGCCCAACATGGTTACCCCAGGCCACGCCTGCACTCAGAAGTTTTCTCATGAGGAGATTGCCATGGCGACTGTCACAGCGCTGCGCCGCACGGTTCCCCCTGCTGTCCCTGGCATCACCTTCCTTTCTGGAGGCCAGAGTGAGGAGGAGGCATCCATCAACCTCAATGCCATCAACAAGTGCCCCCTGCTGAAGCCCTGGGCCCTGACCTTCTCCTACGGCCGAGCCCTGCAGGCCTCTGCCCTGAAGGCCTGGGGtgggaagaaggaaaacaagaagGCAGCGCAGGAGGAGTACATC
This Callithrix jacchus isolate 240 chromosome 2, calJac240_pri, whole genome shotgun sequence DNA region includes the following protein-coding sequences:
- the LOC100895436 gene encoding fructose-bisphosphate aldolase A, producing MGKCDTNKSFANGHTHSLEEEEGPRRQQESTGQDIKLYYIFKRIFRVNPCIGGVILFQETLYQKADDGRPFPQVIKSKGGVVGIKVDKGVVPLAGTNGETTTQGLDGLSERCAQYKKDGADFAKWRCVLKIGEHTPSALAIMENANVLARYASICQQNGIVPIVEPEILPDGDHDLKRCQYVTEKVLAAVYKALSDHHIYLEGTLLKPNMVTPGHACTQKFSHEEIAMATVTALRRTVPPAVPGITFLSGGQSEEEASINLNAINKCPLLKPWALTFSYGRALQASALKAWGGKKENKKAAQEEYIKRALANSLACQGKYTPSGQAGAAASESLFISNHAY